A window from Bombus pascuorum chromosome 12, iyBomPasc1.1, whole genome shotgun sequence encodes these proteins:
- the LOC132912480 gene encoding adipocyte plasma membrane-associated protein Hemomucin-like, which produces MGYLKSIGTVIIYVSFFLAVITFLPGIPPEAEYSEYSMKLPWDLQTLKSVTRIRLQDPEILFSGKIKGPEAFASFNGEIYTGIRGGYVVQIEENRIKPIVKFGQKCDGLWQEQKCGRPLGLKFNDKGELFVADSYYGIFKVNVNTRQYINIINSSEPIDGKIPRVVNSLDIAKNGDIYWTDSSIDFPLHDSTYAFLANPSGRLIRYNAATKKNEVLVKNIGFANGVLLSDDESFLIVLSSLNSCIIKYNIKGSKAGQKEIFAEGLPGLPDNVHSDGQGGFLVTFIFTVDPEHPLLAQSLIPHPHIRKMLSRLLYSIEAPFKLLQDIYPNYYSERVLYTVGSFELSRNILLKSDSIILRMDKTGKILNVLYSEDTDITEISSAYIHNGYLWFGSPWKEYIMRVPLKQAFPDLALNTKPSAKKEQKQEEPLLTVSATPNIKVEAKSTKSTVKKEATTKLPPKSTVKAQTTQKPNSDATRPKETIQKSTTSQPTTTSSTTTPKPTTSSPKASEKYSKEIKKDKSNSQVKPETSQQSNEARIKTKSEDSVKKNDHETQTAKSKPMKKNEDSTKK; this is translated from the exons atggGGTACTTAAAGTCAATCGGtaccgtaataatatatgttagTTTCTTCTTAGCTGTCATTACCTTTTTACCAGGTATACCCCCAGAAGCAGAATATTCCGAATATAG tatgAAACTTCCTTGGGATTTACAAACACTAAAATCTGTAACAAGGATTCGACTACAAGATCCTGAAATATTATTCTCTGGAAAAATCAAAGGTCCAGAAGCTTTTGCATCGTttaatggagaaatatatacTGGTATACGTGGTGGTTATGTTGTGcaaattgaagaaaatcgaattaaGCCTATTGTAAAGTTTGGACAAAAGTGTG ATGGGTTGTGGCAAGAACAAAAATGTGGTAGACCTTTGGGTCTAAAATTTAATGATAAGGGAGAACTGTTTGTTGCTGATAGTTACTATGGtattttcaaagtaaatgttaatacacgacagtacataaatataatcaacAGTTCTGAACCTATTGATGGAAAGATTCCAAGAGTGGTCAATTCATTAGATATTGCAAAAAATGGAGATATTTATTGGACAGATTCATCTATAGATTTTCCACTTCATGATTCAACCTATGCATTCTTAGCTAATCCGTCAGGAAG gcttattcgatataatgccgcaacaaaaaaaaatgaagtattagtaaaaaatataggaTTTGCAAATGGTGTCTTACTAAGTGATGATGAAAGCTTTCTGATTGTACTAAGTAGTCTTAATTCGtgcattattaaatataatataaaaggtTCAAAAGCTGGACAAAAAGAAATCTTTGCAGAAGGTTTACCTGGTCTACCTGACAATGTACATAGTGATGGGCAAGGAGGCTTTCtagtaacttttatttttactgtaGATCCTGAACATCCTCTTTTAGCTCAATCTCTGATACCACATCCACATATACGGAAAATGTTATCAAGACTACTTTATTCAATAGAAGCTccatttaaattattgcaagatatttatccAAATTACTATTCGGAAAGAGTTTTATATACAGTAGGTTCATTTGAActttcaagaaatatattattaaagagTGATTCAATAATACTTAGGATGGataaaacaggaaaaattTTGAATGTTTTATACTCAGAAGATACAGATATTACTGAAATTTCTAGcgcttatatacataatgGATATTTATGGTTTGGTTCTCCTTGGAAGGAATATATTATGAGGGTCCCATTGAAGCAAGCATTCCCAGATTTAGCACTTAATACGAAACCTTCAGCTAAGAAGGAGCAAAAACAGGAAGAACCGCTTTTAACAGTTTCAGCTACACCAAATATTAAAGTAGAGGCAAAATCGACAAAATCAACtgttaaaaaagaagcaaCTACAAAACTACCTCCGAAATCAACTGTTAAAGCACAAACAACACAAAAACCAAATTCAGATGCAACAAGACCAAAGGAGACCATACAGAAGTCTACAACATCACAACCTACTACCACCAGTTCCACTACCACTCCAAAACCAACAACATCATCACCCAAAGcatctgaaaaatattcaaaggaaATTAAGAAAGATAAATCCAATTCACAAGTTAAACCTGAAACATCACAACAAAGCAATGAAGCaagaataaaaacaaaatctgAAGATTCTGTCAAAAAAAATGATCATGAAACTCAGACTGCAAAATCCAAACctatgaaaaaaaatgaagattcTACTAAAAAATAA
- the LOC132912490 gene encoding uncharacterized protein LOC132912490, producing the protein MDDVEQQCEDALFELCDARERYPSRCADELQKSIKLKNEINMLKVFKRSTATNEPFILSQNKYLNLDFNKNEMCLDHLDFKLQDVVNKLNNLKAVMDQIEREKTCWVNKLLES; encoded by the exons ATGG ACGACGTCGAACAGCAGTGCGAAGACGCACTTTTTGAATTATGTGATGCTCGAGAACGGTATCCGTCACGATGTGCCGACGAACTTCAAAAAtctatcaaattaaaaaatgagataaat ATGCTGAAGGTGTTTAAAAGATCAACTGCAACAAATGAACCATTTATTTTGAgtcaaaataaatatctgaatcttgattttaataaaaatgaaatgtgcCTTGACCATTtagattttaaattacaagatGTTGTAAACaagttgaataatttaaaagctGTCATGGATCAAATTGAACGAGAAAAGACATGTTGGGTCAACAAGTTATTGGAAAgctaa
- the LOC132912476 gene encoding uncharacterized protein LOC132912476 isoform X2, whose amino-acid sequence MPGIYLRKTSWIDWTQKEENLTLTVPGSYWLCHKTNIYKFIFRYHRTNRNIKQFNYGKELMKVIRKIIKNPPSQKQQFGTSHLLVTFEHTPWTRQDKMFALMKFRERSVVAFSCAFILTITPIDSLRREQNSENIISSDRSLIYQNESSNDTYECENKNEKESKKCLKNSSKDDSSNTDAQCDNTQEILAYENKNIQANNNIGNTNLKKLLLNEETVKQTDLVMEGLMFTIRQDQDTVAVIEQKTKLEVDEVLENSEKIETKEGEKCLRNSSLLGLENLITMIELPKGNEPGDKYQNIVSQKPTLTNQSTRKHLFNNVKYPLANSKIKEQNSTIELKHTQLYPFNNSISASTSYSNNDNLDITNKRRYSEIYDNSKDEEDAKFIKYKNFKYEEEEEDIIPEALQDEIFKLSTLSLKANKSKDKLNFIPNKDLLMDDVNIEESIKFEIDKNKLKSYFNNNLHPKRCTKSDCSNSVSIDSQINEAQKLHNNAVCETKFNDTNKYKSNVPVIISNQIISLNEIPLPLQKILKNKLSIKHNSLNDKIKINKDNIEIHETQPGQNASSISNTQLKNQILNNHTQTSSKDHEKFVQDSRKTYNESISSSILKTEEKCSNSSKNITELKEEKSQNQNNYIDKTRLSSNKIKDVTQEFYKQFSHLQKEKTLANQKRLRSRRKSLNYANNGEMHIQMAKFFQDITRGAKVVVTRISVNKYS is encoded by the exons ATGCCTGGAATATATCTACGAAAAACTAGCTGGATTGATTGGACCcaaaaagaggaaaatctAACTTTAACAGTGCCTGGCTCATACTGGCTGTGTCATAAGACCaacatatacaaatttatttttaggtaTCACCGCACAAATAG aaatataaaacaatttaattatggAAAAGAATTAATGAAAGTTATTAGAAAGATTATCAAAAATCCACCTTCTCAGAAACAACAATTTGGTACAAGTCATCTTTTAGTTACTTTCG AACATACACCATGGACTAGACAAGATAAAATGTTTGCATTAATGAAGTTTAGAGAACGATCAGTTGTAGCATTTTCTTGTGCATTTATATTAACTATAACACCCATTGATTCTTTAAGAAGAGAAcagaattcagaaaatataatttcttctgATCGTTCTTTAATCTATCAGAATGAAAGTTCAAATGATACATATgaatgtgaaaataaaaatgagaaagaaagtaaaaaatgtttaaagaattCTTCTAAAGATGATTCTTCAAACACAGATGCGCAATGTGATAATACGCAAGAAATTTTAgcatatgaaaataaaaacattcaagcaaataataatataggaaatactaatttaaaaaagttattattaaatgaagaAACAGTAAAACAAACAG ATTTAGTAATGGAAGGATTAATGTTTACAATTCGTCAAGACCAAGATACTGTAGCAGTTATAGAACAAAAAACTAAGTTGGAGGTAGATGAAGTATTGgaaaattctgaaaaaattGAGACAAAGGAAGGTGAAAAGTGTTTACGAAATTCTAGTTTACTTGGCTTGGAAAACTTAATAACAATGATTGAATTACCAAAAGGAAATGAACCTGgagataaatatcaaaatatagtTAGTCAGAAACCTACTTTGACGAATCAGTCTACGAGAAAACACTTATTTAACAATGTAAAATATCCTTTAgcaaatagtaaaattaaagaacaaaatagTACAATTGAGTTAAAACACACGCAATTGTAtccttttaataattctatttcagCTAGTACTAGTTATTcaaataatgataatttagatattacaaataaacgTCGCTATTCcgaaatatatgataattcTAAAGATGAAGAGGAtgcgaaatttataaaatataaaaattttaagtatgaagaagaagaagaagatataatACCAGAAGCATTAcaagatgaaatatttaaattatctacATTATCTCTTAAGGCAAATAAGtctaaagataaattaaactttataccaaataaagatttattaatgGATGACGTTAATATTGAAGAgtcaataaaatttgaaatagatAAGAATAAACtcaaatcttattttaataataatttacatccCAAAAGATGCACAAAAAGTGATTGTTCAAATTCAGTATCTATTGATTCTCAAATAAACGAAGCACAAAAATTGCATAATAATGCAGTATGTGAAACTAAATTTAATGATACAAACAAGTACAAATCAAATGTTCCAGTAATTATCTCAAATCAAATTATTAGTCTAAATGAAATACCTTTGCCCTTAcagaaaatacttaaaaataaattatcaataaaacataattccttaaatgataaaattaaaataaacaaagatAATATTGAGATTCACGAGACACAACCAGGTCAAAATGCAAGTAGTATTTCCAATacacaattaaaaaatcaaattttaaataatcatacACAGACATCATCAAAAGatcatgaaaaatttgtacaagaTAGTAGAAAAACATATAATGAAAGCATATCATCCTcaatattaaaaacagaagaaaaatgttcCAACAGTTCCAAGAACATCACGGAgttaaaagaagagaaatcaCAAAAccagaataattatattgacAAAACAAGATTGtcatcaaataaaataaaagatgttacacaagaattttataaacagtTTTCACATttgcagaaagaaaaaacTCTAGCAAATCAAAAACGCCTTAGGTCAAGAAGAAAATCGTTGAATTATGCTAACAATGGTGAAATGCACATACAAATGGccaaattttttcaagatattACAAGAGGAGCCAAGGTTGTTGTAACACGTATaagtgtaaataaatattcatag
- the LOC132912476 gene encoding myb-like protein D isoform X1, whose protein sequence is MPGIYLRKTSWIDWTQKEENLTLTVPGSYWLCHKTNIYKFIFRYHRTNRNIKQFNYGKELMKVIRKIIKNPPSQKQQFGTSHLLVTFEHTPWTRQDKMFALMKFRERSVVAFSCAFILTITPIDSLRREQNSENIISSDRSLIYQNESSNDTYECENKNEKESKKCLKNSSKDDSSNTDAQCDNTQEILAYENKNIQANNNIGNTNLKKLLLNEETVKQTGNSEDTKKFCKHLNMSPKHSIKLNDKMKESNVNYLEDSNIKHQLSDDKIKINNCNIRKDKNNSVSNNSKMLNDSSVVDDINTDSVNLPYQYLIEKEIEATKQNMLELNAKDITNHIEAHSDITKIQDLSCPKKKNYVLHNVPRSSDITDLVMEGLMFTIRQDQDTVAVIEQKTKLEVDEVLENSEKIETKEGEKCLRNSSLLGLENLITMIELPKGNEPGDKYQNIVSQKPTLTNQSTRKHLFNNVKYPLANSKIKEQNSTIELKHTQLYPFNNSISASTSYSNNDNLDITNKRRYSEIYDNSKDEEDAKFIKYKNFKYEEEEEDIIPEALQDEIFKLSTLSLKANKSKDKLNFIPNKDLLMDDVNIEESIKFEIDKNKLKSYFNNNLHPKRCTKSDCSNSVSIDSQINEAQKLHNNAVCETKFNDTNKYKSNVPVIISNQIISLNEIPLPLQKILKNKLSIKHNSLNDKIKINKDNIEIHETQPGQNASSISNTQLKNQILNNHTQTSSKDHEKFVQDSRKTYNESISSSILKTEEKCSNSSKNITELKEEKSQNQNNYIDKTRLSSNKIKDVTQEFYKQFSHLQKEKTLANQKRLRSRRKSLNYANNGEMHIQMAKFFQDITRGAKVVVTRISVNKYS, encoded by the exons ATGCCTGGAATATATCTACGAAAAACTAGCTGGATTGATTGGACCcaaaaagaggaaaatctAACTTTAACAGTGCCTGGCTCATACTGGCTGTGTCATAAGACCaacatatacaaatttatttttaggtaTCACCGCACAAATAG aaatataaaacaatttaattatggAAAAGAATTAATGAAAGTTATTAGAAAGATTATCAAAAATCCACCTTCTCAGAAACAACAATTTGGTACAAGTCATCTTTTAGTTACTTTCG AACATACACCATGGACTAGACAAGATAAAATGTTTGCATTAATGAAGTTTAGAGAACGATCAGTTGTAGCATTTTCTTGTGCATTTATATTAACTATAACACCCATTGATTCTTTAAGAAGAGAAcagaattcagaaaatataatttcttctgATCGTTCTTTAATCTATCAGAATGAAAGTTCAAATGATACATATgaatgtgaaaataaaaatgagaaagaaagtaaaaaatgtttaaagaattCTTCTAAAGATGATTCTTCAAACACAGATGCGCAATGTGATAATACGCAAGAAATTTTAgcatatgaaaataaaaacattcaagcaaataataatataggaaatactaatttaaaaaagttattattaaatgaagaAACAGTAAAACAAACAGGTAACAGTGAAGATACAAAAAAATTCtgtaaacatttaaatatgtCACCTAAACATAGTATAAAACtaaatgataaaatgaaagaaagtaaCGTTAACTATTTAGAAGATAGTAATATTAAACATCAATTATCGGATGATaagataaaaatcaataactgtaatattagaaaagacaaaaataattctgtatcaaataatagtaaaatgttaaatgatAGTAGCGTTGTTGATGATATAAATACAGATTCTGTTAATTTGCCATATCAGTACttgatagaaaaagaaatagaagctACAAAGCAGAATATGTTAGAATTGAATGCAAAAGATATTACAAACCATATAGAAGCACATTCAGATATTACCAAAATACAAGATTTATCTTGTCCTAAGAAAAAGAACTATGTATTACATAATGTACCACGATCCTCTGATATTACAGATTTAGTAATGGAAGGATTAATGTTTACAATTCGTCAAGACCAAGATACTGTAGCAGTTATAGAACAAAAAACTAAGTTGGAGGTAGATGAAGTATTGgaaaattctgaaaaaattGAGACAAAGGAAGGTGAAAAGTGTTTACGAAATTCTAGTTTACTTGGCTTGGAAAACTTAATAACAATGATTGAATTACCAAAAGGAAATGAACCTGgagataaatatcaaaatatagtTAGTCAGAAACCTACTTTGACGAATCAGTCTACGAGAAAACACTTATTTAACAATGTAAAATATCCTTTAgcaaatagtaaaattaaagaacaaaatagTACAATTGAGTTAAAACACACGCAATTGTAtccttttaataattctatttcagCTAGTACTAGTTATTcaaataatgataatttagatattacaaataaacgTCGCTATTCcgaaatatatgataattcTAAAGATGAAGAGGAtgcgaaatttataaaatataaaaattttaagtatgaagaagaagaagaagatataatACCAGAAGCATTAcaagatgaaatatttaaattatctacATTATCTCTTAAGGCAAATAAGtctaaagataaattaaactttataccaaataaagatttattaatgGATGACGTTAATATTGAAGAgtcaataaaatttgaaatagatAAGAATAAACtcaaatcttattttaataataatttacatccCAAAAGATGCACAAAAAGTGATTGTTCAAATTCAGTATCTATTGATTCTCAAATAAACGAAGCACAAAAATTGCATAATAATGCAGTATGTGAAACTAAATTTAATGATACAAACAAGTACAAATCAAATGTTCCAGTAATTATCTCAAATCAAATTATTAGTCTAAATGAAATACCTTTGCCCTTAcagaaaatacttaaaaataaattatcaataaaacataattccttaaatgataaaattaaaataaacaaagatAATATTGAGATTCACGAGACACAACCAGGTCAAAATGCAAGTAGTATTTCCAATacacaattaaaaaatcaaattttaaataatcatacACAGACATCATCAAAAGatcatgaaaaatttgtacaagaTAGTAGAAAAACATATAATGAAAGCATATCATCCTcaatattaaaaacagaagaaaaatgttcCAACAGTTCCAAGAACATCACGGAgttaaaagaagagaaatcaCAAAAccagaataattatattgacAAAACAAGATTGtcatcaaataaaataaaagatgttacacaagaattttataaacagtTTTCACATttgcagaaagaaaaaacTCTAGCAAATCAAAAACGCCTTAGGTCAAGAAGAAAATCGTTGAATTATGCTAACAATGGTGAAATGCACATACAAATGGccaaattttttcaagatattACAAGAGGAGCCAAGGTTGTTGTAACACGTATaagtgtaaataaatattcatag